One segment of Longimicrobiales bacterium DNA contains the following:
- the recN gene encoding DNA repair protein RecN produces the protein MLIELRILNFAVIESLSLRLEAGLNALTGETGAGKSIIVGALSLLLGERASADVVRTGAERASVEGVFDVSAHPAIVSALAEQGIETEEGLLILRREVAAEGRNRAWINGAASTAALVGEIGRQLVDLHGQHEYQTLLRRSEQRRILDAYADALPLAAEVERAHAHWRASLRELDALDERRREAEQRKDFLRFQAEEIESAELREGEEEELEAEASRLDHAEELARLSNSLHLDLYAADESLSSRLGEMRRTLDHLVRIDPSQQDAHEMLAAALYNLEELGRRMGEYATAIEGDPARLDFIRRRLDRIHRLKLKYGASVGEVIGVGARARAELDTLDRAEFERRQLDQAAEQARTAFVQAAARLSAARARAARRLSKAVGTILPQLGMDGGTMDVVLEHVDEPSPHGAEDVEFRIALNKGFEPRALARIASGGELSRVMLALKTILAGLDDVPTLVFDEVDAGIGGKVAHAVGDKLRDVARDRQVFVITHLPQIASRAQHHLLVRKEERGARTTTTVDELAGEARVAELARLLGGDPESETSLAHAKELLAGKSA, from the coding sequence ATGCTGATCGAGCTGCGCATCCTCAACTTCGCCGTCATCGAGAGCCTGTCGCTGCGTCTCGAGGCGGGGCTGAACGCGCTCACCGGTGAGACGGGTGCAGGCAAGTCGATCATCGTGGGCGCGCTGTCGCTGCTGCTGGGCGAGCGTGCGTCCGCCGACGTGGTGCGCACCGGCGCGGAGCGCGCGAGCGTCGAGGGTGTCTTCGATGTCAGCGCACACCCCGCCATCGTGAGTGCGCTGGCGGAGCAGGGGATCGAGACCGAGGAGGGGCTGCTCATCCTGCGCCGCGAGGTCGCGGCCGAGGGACGCAACCGCGCGTGGATCAACGGTGCCGCGAGCACGGCCGCACTGGTCGGCGAGATCGGTCGGCAGCTCGTCGATCTGCACGGCCAGCACGAGTACCAGACGCTGCTGCGCAGGAGCGAGCAGCGCCGCATCCTCGACGCGTACGCGGACGCGCTCCCACTCGCGGCCGAAGTCGAACGGGCGCACGCGCACTGGCGTGCGTCGCTGCGCGAGCTGGACGCGCTCGACGAGCGCCGCCGCGAGGCCGAGCAGCGCAAGGACTTCCTGCGCTTCCAGGCCGAGGAGATCGAGTCGGCGGAGCTGCGGGAAGGCGAGGAGGAGGAGCTGGAGGCGGAGGCGTCGCGACTCGATCATGCCGAGGAGCTCGCACGGCTGTCGAACTCGTTGCACCTGGACCTGTACGCCGCGGACGAGTCGCTCAGCTCCCGTCTGGGCGAGATGCGACGGACGCTCGATCACCTGGTGCGCATCGATCCGTCGCAGCAGGACGCGCACGAGATGCTCGCCGCGGCGCTCTACAACCTCGAGGAGCTGGGCCGCCGCATGGGCGAGTACGCGACGGCCATCGAGGGTGACCCGGCGCGCCTCGATTTCATCCGCCGCCGGCTCGACCGCATCCACCGACTGAAGCTGAAGTACGGCGCAAGCGTCGGCGAGGTGATCGGGGTCGGTGCCAGGGCGCGTGCAGAGCTCGATACGCTCGACCGCGCGGAGTTCGAGCGTCGCCAGCTCGACCAGGCTGCGGAGCAGGCGCGCACCGCGTTCGTGCAGGCCGCCGCCAGGCTGTCCGCCGCACGGGCGCGCGCTGCACGCAGGCTCAGCAAGGCGGTCGGTACGATCCTGCCGCAGCTCGGAATGGACGGCGGCACGATGGACGTAGTGCTGGAGCACGTCGACGAGCCGTCACCCCACGGTGCCGAGGACGTCGAGTTCCGCATTGCCCTGAACAAGGGCTTCGAGCCGCGCGCACTCGCGCGCATCGCTTCCGGCGGTGAGCTGTCCCGCGTGATGCTCGCGCTCAAGACCATCCTGGCCGGCCTCGATGACGTGCCTACACTGGTCTTCGACGAGGTCGACGCCGGCATCGGCGGCAAGGTCGCGCACGCCGTGGGCGACAAGCTGCGCGACGTCGCGCGCGACCGTCAGGTCTTCGTCATCACGCACCTGCCGCAGATCGCCTCCCGCGCACAGCACCACCTGCTCGTTCGCAAGGAGGAGCGTGGCGCCCGCACGACCACCACAGTCGACGAGCTTGCTGGTGAGGCCCGCGTTGCGGAGCTCGCTCGGCTGCTGGGCGGTGATCCGGAGAGCGAGACGTCGCTTGCGCACGCGAAGGAGCTGCTGGCGGGGAAGAGCGCGTAA
- a CDS encoding NAD(+)/NADH kinase — protein MPDVATAFRRVGVIGPAHGDGLAETLDVLRRQLQAQDVEIRAEEGLLDRLPGATEFRPEDVDLLITLGGDGTLLRGARLVATRSVPVLGVNLGNLGFLTSIAPSELEEALPRVFSGDYWLDERFTLEARVVDGTGREGPSFLALNDAVLHKGGFARVIRLAVFVGPDRQQVAQYTADGIILATPTGSTAYSLSASGPVVHPSVDCILATPICPHTLVLRPLILPDTVEITIEVVSTTGELILTVDGQDGADLHPQDRLVVRRGTATVPLVRFASQSFFSTLRRKLHWGLEHERRGSRG, from the coding sequence ATGCCCGACGTCGCCACCGCATTTCGCCGCGTCGGCGTGATCGGTCCGGCGCACGGCGACGGCCTCGCGGAGACGCTCGACGTGTTGCGCCGGCAGCTCCAGGCGCAGGACGTCGAGATCCGCGCAGAGGAGGGGCTCCTCGATCGCCTCCCCGGCGCGACGGAGTTCCGGCCCGAGGACGTCGATCTCCTCATCACGCTGGGCGGTGACGGCACGCTGCTGCGCGGCGCGCGTCTCGTGGCAACGCGCAGCGTCCCGGTCCTCGGCGTGAACCTCGGAAACCTCGGCTTCCTCACGTCCATCGCACCGTCCGAGCTCGAGGAAGCGCTGCCGCGCGTCTTCAGCGGCGACTACTGGCTGGACGAGCGCTTCACCCTCGAGGCGCGCGTCGTCGATGGGACCGGCCGTGAAGGACCGTCCTTTCTCGCGCTGAACGACGCCGTGCTGCACAAGGGAGGATTCGCACGCGTCATTCGCCTCGCCGTCTTCGTGGGGCCCGATCGCCAGCAGGTCGCGCAGTACACCGCCGACGGGATCATCCTCGCGACACCCACCGGCTCAACCGCGTACTCGCTGTCTGCGTCCGGACCGGTCGTGCATCCCTCCGTGGACTGCATCCTGGCGACGCCGATCTGCCCGCACACGCTCGTACTGCGACCGCTGATCCTGCCCGACACGGTCGAGATCACGATCGAGGTCGTGTCGACGACCGGTGAGCTGATCCTCACCGTCGACGGCCAGGATGGTGCCGACCTGCACCCGCAGGACCGGCTCGTCGTCCGTCGCGGCACCGCGACCGTTCCGCTCGTGCGTTTCGCCTCGCAGAGCTTCTTCAGCACGCTGCGTCGCAAGCTGCACTGGGGACTCGAGCACGAACGACGCGGCTCGCGCGGCTGA